The DNA sequence ACGGGTTGTCACTGATTAAGGTGAAAAACAACAGAACAATCATAAAAGCCTTGGGAGAGTTGAAACATGTTAGGAATTTGGTATTGGTAGATCTTGAAACACAAGATGGAAAAGAACTATGTACTGCCCTTGAGGAAATGAAGCATCTTTCGACACTTGATATAAGAGCAGAACGCCTGGAGTTCCTTGATTTGGATCATATGCGAACCCCTCCTCATTATCTCCAGGGTCTACATTTGGAAGGACGCCTAGAAGGGCTACCTAAGTGGATTCTCCAGCTTAGTAGGCTAGAGAAGATTGGTTTACATGGTTCAGAGCTGAGGGCTAACGTTAACCCACTTGAGCTCCTTCAAGCTCTGCCTTATCTGCTTGAGCTTGACTTGGTGGACTATTACAAAGGGGAAAAGTTGATATTCACAGCTGGTACATTCAAGCGTCTAATGATATTAAAAATGGAACAATTTACTGAGCTGAATTCCATTTCATTTGACGACGGAGCAATGCCGCGGCTTAGGGAGCTAACCATCTCTAGATGTCCGAATCTGAGTTCTCTTCCAAATGGCATTCGTGGTCTTAGTTCACTCTACAAGCTGGATCTGGATTACATGCCCCATAAACTTATTCAATTGTCCGCACCGTCAGATGGTCCAGCATATTCCTGTCTCCAATTTTACAAGGAAGAGTTTTCTGGCGATGTTCATGCGTTACCTTTTTGACTCTTTTTTGTCAGTAGGTAGTTGTGGAAGAGAGGTCGATAAACTCAAGCATGATGGAAGATGTCAACCAACTTGAAGGGATTGAAGAACACAAGCAATAGCTACACCAGCACTCAGTCCTTAAATTGTCTATGATGTTGTCATATTATCCTTTAGAATAAGATATATAGGGCAAACTGATCCGTGTGTAATGTTACGTTTCcattttttggttaaaatgtgTGCGCTCGTCTATTTCCTTCATATCAAtagccccttttttttttttggggggggtggggtggggtggggttGTCTGCTATCCTTGCCCAGTTCTCTGGCTTTCGACCAACTATTGTTAGCTTTAAGAGCTGTTTAAGTTTTCAAACTTTAATAATCGCTGAGAGATATTGGGACTGGTTTTCCAACCACGGAACTTCCAGATCAAGGCACCAGAAAAGGCCTCAATGAGGGTGAAAATAAAAACTTGTAGAACTGCCCTGCTTTCGTTTGGACAACTGAAGTAGATATCAAGATTCCTTAATATTAATTCTCCAAAAagctttcaaacaatagaaacaaTAGACACCAGTAACACTTAATGTCACTCAAGAAAACTGCACGAAAGAACCAGTTTTGGTGGCGGTAATTTCCGCATTGGCAAATTCATCAAAATCAGAGTCTGAACCCACATCATTGTAATCACGCCAGCCACCAGAAACCTCATCTGGCCCACTCTTCTCGAGGGGAACATGCAGCTCAGATAGGGGAACTGGAAGTGGCTCTTCATTGAAATACTTGTCTTGGAGCAGTTCCATTGCCGTAGCTCTTCTAGCTGGGTCATAGCAAACAAGTCTGCTCACCATAGCAACTTCACCCGGGGAACGACTGGGGAGACAGGTCCCTATACCAATTGGGTTTTCTACTTTATTAAATGAAATTGTCTTGTAATCCGGAAGCTTATCACACTCAGGCCATATCTCCTCTGTTGGATTTCCCAGAACGCTGATGATTCTGCTGAGCTGATCGATATCAGAATTCCCGGGAAAGAGTGGTTGCAGAGTAAAAAGCTCAGCAAAAATGCAACCCAATGACCATAAATCTACCTCTAAACCATAGTCTACTGACCCATAGAGAAGTTCGGGGGCTCTGAACCATCGAGTTCCAACACAGGATGTCATACCAACTCTATCATCTCCACCATCCTCTGGCTCGTATGAATAAGAAGCCTTGAAAACCTCTTCGTCTACATCACTTGCTGTACACGTTGCTAGACAAGATGTATCTCCATCAGGAAAATTTGTATCCTTGTCAAAATCTTTTGCCTTGACCTCATCTAAGACCCTAAAATATTCTTCTTTGCTCATACTTCCATCCCGAATTCTGTACCCTTCTTGAAATGAATTGTCTTCTACAGGAATTGCTTCAGGTGGTTGAATGGCATTGGCTTGACTTTGGGAGCTCTGCTCATATGCTTCACGGTTTTCATCATCAGGAGCATATCCAGGCTCGAGCAGTATCCTTGCCTAAAAAGGGAGACATACTAATGAGAAAATAACAAATAGGATTCCAACGCAGTTATACTGTAATAAAGTACACAAGTGTTCAAATGTTCTGATTTTTTCGCCCCACCTTTTATCATTGTATTATTGAAAGCACTTAATACGTTATGACTTCTCATTACAATTGATACCAACCCTTCCTAGCCAATGTTTGCAGAAACAATTGATGCAGTATTTCTGATACTATTCTAACTAAACAACATTGTGATCCAAACATCCAAATAAATCAATCTTCATGCTTCTTCGATCAGTTACATACAACTACGCCAAGCATTCCTGACAGAGCCAGAGGAGCACTCTATCAGATATGTCATAAATAAATGAAACCATCAAACCCCTAAATGCAAACCTTTAAATCAAAACCTGTGTTTATCAAACCAAAATAGCTCTACTTCACCATATTCACTTCATCATCATCAGTAAATATAAAATTTCAGTCTTTTCAaatcaaaaccacaaaaaaaaaaaaattcacgaTTTTTACCTGTCCGAAATCAGCCAGCTTGAGCACGCCATCCTCCCCGATCAACAGATTGCTCGGCTTCAAATCCCGATGCACGATCATATTCCGATGACACGCGTCGATCCCAGACAGCATCTGCAGCATCCACCTCTTGACCTCGCCGCAGCGAATCCCGCCCTCCTTCTTCTTCGCCGCTCTGATCACAGTCTCCAGGTCGCTGGTCAGAAACTCGAGGACGAGCACGGCGTCCTCGTCCTCGCGCCAGAAGTACTCGTACAAAACGACGACGTTGGGGCAGCTGTGGAGAGTCTGGAGCGCCTCGATTTCGCGGAAGGCCGACTGGTAGTCGTGGACCTCCTTGAGGGCGACGGTGAGGTTGTCGGAGAGGCGGCGGGCGCGGTAGACGTCGGAGTAGGCGCCGGATCCGACCCGCTTGAGGATCTGGTACTTGGCGATGATCTCGGGTCGGGTGTGGATGCTCCAGCTCTTCGCCGGTGGAGAATCCATCACAAACTGTCTCCTATTGTTTTTCCTTGACCAAAGCTATAGAAGGActatgtaaccaaaaaaaaggcTATGAAAGAGTAAATGAATAAAACGCACCGTTTTGTGGATGACCTTTGACCCTAACGCACCTAAAGGGAAGTGAACGAATTATTTTGATCGGATGGGGAAAATTATGCTCATTCACTAATTTTTTCATTACCATCTTCCCACGACTATGTCATGGTTAATATGATCTACAATTTCCTgtttaattaattttaaaatttcaactccaaaaatatgaagaaagAGAGTGAAAAGCTCTCTCTTGCTTCccacttgcttcaaatagtttcgagaaaatttaaaataaataaattatgcaAATTGTATAATTTTGATACCCATTTATGCGCAtgtaaaaaccaaaatgatgTTCATATGATCAGTaactgaataaaaaaaaatatcaaaaaaattgtaTGTTCATATGTCTTGCAGTAACTCACAAATTTGATTGCACTTGGTCCTTTTATGTTGGAAGTATGGAACTTATGTCGGAGCCTAGTGAATTATGAAGTGTTTGAAATTTAGGGTCCTACTACTGGTGAAGCCATCAACATACTCTGGCACTCTGCCATTGGACTTGACAAGGCAAGCTTAAATCCTGTGGGTAAATAATAGTCAATGGAGGCTCACCTGCCTCGTTTCTAGTaagatcatcacacatattagGACCACTGCCACATTAATAATGTCAGTTACCTGGTCTGGTCTCTGAACAGAACAGAAAAAGATGCCTCCCCAGCCATTATGATCCATCTAATTCCTTCTGTTCTTATTCATTAGGGTCTTTCAAGACAATGAAACGTGAATGCATTTCATGTGCCACTTCCATATGCAATCACCACTTCTTTGATGGGTGAGTGATGCAATGGCTTTGTCACAAGTTTTGGAGAGGGAGTACAAAACAGACTACTATAAGTCCATCAACACAACCACAACAATATAAAG is a window from the Rosa chinensis cultivar Old Blush chromosome 2, RchiOBHm-V2, whole genome shotgun sequence genome containing:
- the LOC112188881 gene encoding cyclin-dependent kinase F-1; translation: MDSPPAKSWSIHTRPEIIAKYQILKRVGSGAYSDVYRARRLSDNLTVALKEVHDYQSAFREIEALQTLHSCPNVVVLYEYFWREDEDAVLVLEFLTSDLETVIRAAKKKEGGIRCGEVKRWMLQMLSGIDACHRNMIVHRDLKPSNLLIGEDGVLKLADFGQARILLEPGYAPDDENREAYEQSSQSQANAIQPPEAIPVEDNSFQEGYRIRDGSMSKEEYFRVLDEVKAKDFDKDTNFPDGDTSCLATCTASDVDEEVFKASYSYEPEDGGDDRVGMTSCVGTRWFRAPELLYGSVDYGLEVDLWSLGCIFAELFTLQPLFPGNSDIDQLSRIISVLGNPTEEIWPECDKLPDYKTISFNKVENPIGIGTCLPSRSPGEVAMVSRLVCYDPARRATAMELLQDKYFNEEPLPVPLSELHVPLEKSGPDEVSGGWRDYNDVGSDSDFDEFANAEITATKTGSFVQFS